A part of Longimicrobiaceae bacterium genomic DNA contains:
- a CDS encoding class I SAM-dependent methyltransferase → MPGPREAAYTPRHVFSRSRILAWSHRSRFRRARMLVRPYAGGRLLDYGCGDGLFLEMVRDLFPERVGTDVWEAQLDECRERYAGDAGVSFLSPAALGAEHDGAYPVVTCMEVLEHCPPAELEGVLRDLARLVSPGGVVLVSVPVELGLSLALKHSVRLAASLRGLGPYRDPNELYRPGEFLRMVFAGERTSIPRPVYWYGQHGHKGFNWRSLRARLAQTFVVEDVSFSPLPPLRGVLNSQVWLRCSPRPH, encoded by the coding sequence ATGCCCGGACCCCGGGAGGCGGCGTACACGCCGCGCCACGTCTTCAGCCGCAGCCGCATCCTCGCCTGGAGCCACCGCAGCCGCTTCCGGCGCGCCCGGATGCTCGTGCGCCCGTACGCGGGCGGGCGCCTGCTCGACTACGGGTGCGGCGACGGACTCTTCCTGGAGATGGTCCGGGACCTGTTCCCGGAGCGGGTCGGCACCGACGTGTGGGAGGCCCAGCTCGACGAGTGTCGTGAGCGGTACGCCGGCGACGCGGGGGTCTCCTTCCTCTCCCCGGCCGCCCTCGGGGCGGAGCACGACGGCGCCTACCCCGTGGTCACCTGCATGGAGGTGCTGGAGCACTGCCCGCCCGCGGAGCTGGAAGGGGTGCTCCGCGACCTGGCGCGGCTGGTGTCGCCCGGGGGGGTCGTGCTGGTCAGCGTCCCGGTGGAGCTGGGGCTCAGCCTCGCGCTGAAGCACTCCGTTCGCCTGGCGGCGTCGCTGCGCGGGCTGGGGCCGTACCGGGATCCCAACGAGCTGTACCGCCCCGGCGAGTTCCTGCGCATGGTCTTCGCCGGGGAGCGGACGTCGATCCCGCGGCCGGTCTACTGGTACGGACAGCACGGCCACAAGGGCTTCAACTGGCGCAGCCTGAGGGCCAGGCTTGCGCAGACGTTCGTGGTGGAGGACGTCTCGTTCTCGCCCCTCCCGCCCCTGCGCGGCGTGCTCAACAGCCAGGTCTGGCTCCGCTGCAGCCCGCGTCCGCACTAG